The window TTCCTCAATtcctttctgtctttttgttgTCCTCTTGGCAAAAGGACTGATGCATCATGCAGTTTGCACACCAGCTGGCCACATGCTTAACATCTCACACTCTCACTCCTATGTGACACCAGCCTGAGAAATGCCGAGTTCTTTGTCACTCATTAAAGCACAAGATACTCCCTCTGACCATTAGTTCCATGATTGTGAGTCACTCTAAAGTCATCTGAGATTTCCAACATTCATATTTCCTTTCTATCATGCCTACATGACAAGCATGAGCTGCTTTTTTCCTAATTTGGGGAGGTGATCTGAGTGTTCGAGAAAAACACATGCCGAGGGGGAATAATTCAACTCCTGAGTCAGCATGGAAACATTAGGCTTCTTTCCCCTTTTTGACACACATTTAGCCAAAAATAACTAGAATTACAACCACTTGTCCGATTGTTACCTTAAAGCACACTGTTTAACCCAGTTTATAGATGCAAGAGCTGCGTTAAAGGTTGCACATCAGCAAAGGTGTTAATTAAAAGCATCATTCCGCCTCTGTGTGCAGTTGAGACAGGCTGCTGCCATAAGATGCAGATGACTCATATTTTCCAACACAGCGAGAGATTCAAAACATGAAGCACCCATTACAGCGGTCCTCATTGCTTTCCAAGTTAGAAGCACACTTCATTGTGGCTGACCAGCAGAGGTGCTGTCCTGCTGAAAATGATGAGACAAAAAGCTTCACAGAAAGAGATTTCATACACTGATTGTGTGAATAAATTGGGCCAGTTAGTACAAACTGAGTACCCTAAACTGTACCATGTATAGAGCAGACTATATGCACAGAACCACAAGCATCTTCATGTTTTATGACAATATGACAGGCAGAGAGTCTGTTTATCCTCTGCGAGCCTCCCCTCTCTGTCCTGCCCTGTCCTGCCCTGTCCTGCCCTGTCCTGCCCTGGCATACTCTCTCCTCCGCTCTGCTGCACGCCACAGTGTGGCTCCAGTGGAATGTGATGACAATGGACTGGACAAAGCTCTGCATTCATGGCCTCGCGTCCTACTCTGGAAGTCTGCGTCTGGGAGCCTTGATCACAGAGTGGGCCAAAGTCCATCCACCCCTTGCCTGTCCTGTCAGACATGCATTGACCTCCCCTGCACCGACACGTCAGCTACACACAAGTTCATGTTGCAAATAAAACTGATGCTACTCTATCAAATCCAGCAACAAACACTGACCTGAACATTCAAAAGAATCTGGGATGGTGCTAGTTACCTGAAATGACGAGTGGAAAGTGTTGAAGAAGTAGAATTTGACTTAAACACTAGCAGCCCAGCATCCAAATACTGAATGGCTCCGTGGACAATTTCAAACAAGAAATGCAAAGACCAAaacgaattaaaaaaaaactttaagaaAGTGTGTTGTTACTGTATATGGCAACATCAATTCAAGCATTCTCTGTTGCCTGACTGTCTGTCGATCTCTGCTACCTCTGCCTGAGTATCTAATAGCCTACAACATCCATTTGCCTGCTTTGTGCAGGTAATATAATGGAGCCCGCAGAGCACTCTGTGCCTTAGGGGCTATTCCACAAAACTTACAGACAATCAAGTACAAATACCATGCATGCAACaccacacagacatgcacatggCATGCAAGTATCTTAATGGCTTCATACTGCTTCATCATGAACTATACATTCTAATATATGTACACACATACATGGATTTAGCTCTATTTGAAAAACTCATCCGCTGATACTCAATATCTCATTCCTCTGTATGACACAGCTCCATCGTTCTTTAGAGACTATTAAAAGCACATCAGTAAGATATACTGTTGGGTGAGTGGGTGACAGGTTTCTTCATTACCATAAACACTGGCACTGTACTTTGTTTTGAAGCATTACGACACACATGCAGTATACTACATAGGTCTGAGAATTAAACTATTTGCCAAAAAATTGTTCTTattattaaacaaaaagaacatttttaagCCACACTTAGTAAAGAGCAAGAACAAATAGCAGCCATGAACAGACAACTGCTGATGACCCAAGATGACCCAAGGTGGCTCCTGTGATTTTTCCATCTGGATGCTCCATCACCTCAGCGGGGGATCTCTAATTCTGTCGTCAGATTTAACGGTTCATTTCCTCTCCTGTGTTATGTTCCAGGTGTGGCCACCCCCCTCACTGATAACTCCATTTACAATTCATGAGAGGAAACTGACGCCGTCATAATAATGGCCTCTATAGTCAAGCACTGATCAAACAAGAGCTGGAAGTCTGGTTTGTCAGTTTAACTGTCAGAGCAAGCAAAGCCTGCtgggagtactgataatcactcaAAAAGAGGAAGGTGTGCTCTGACCAGAGCGCTGGAAGTACAGCAACTCCTGGAGTAGTTCTCTACTGTTACAGACAGCACAGCAGAAGCTTTTAAATGGGAGGAGAAGCCTGTCTAACTGTAATTCGTATATTAAGAAAACACCACTCTGTTGTTAACAGTATCATGTAACTTAGTTACGTATGCTGATTTGGCAGTACGTAATGTAGATGTGGGACAAAGAGGAGGCTGCCTGAGATTTGATGGAGATGGCCTGAACTGTTCATCTTAAAATAGTGATTTTGAAGATATTGTATGTTTAAATGTGAGGCACACTGgatgtatttagtatttagaaCTTTAATATCTATATgaccaaggaaaaaaaaacaaatcatcaTCACCTGAGAATGGAGTTAATTTATTTAGTCTTTCCTGTCCAATCATGAACATTCTCATGTCTTATCCAAGCCAAAATGAGATAACTCCACAAGCCCAGCATGCCTTCCAAACCGCATGACTTGAATTACTGAAATTATAATACTCtcatttttatgttttcatttaaaaaaaaccacaaaaggAAATTGGCTCTAGTGACTTTCAGGCCAACATTCAATTTAAAAACTCTTTTTCAGGAGTAGTAATTCCTTTGGACACTGCAGTCTTCCCATCGGTGTCACTGTGCTCTAAGTGGAGTGGACAGCCTGCTTGCTCCCTCAGACATCTGTACCATGCAGTAATTCACAACAAACTGTCAGGAGCCAGAGAGCTTGGAGTATATATAGGCTCCTGTAATGTTCCGAGGCCTTTGGAGAGAACGAGAAGGAAACACTTTTCCAGCGGACACTCTCCAACCAGTGGAGGAATTTCATACGAGCgctgtttttttgtgcttttctgGAGCTTATTTATAGTGGCTGAGGTCAGGGGAGCGGTGGCATGCGGGGCGGCCATCTGCAACATAGCCATGTTAAGTGATGCTACGGCCCACACGGGCGGAGTCAAACATATATCCAAACCTCCATGTTCATGACAATAGTAGCCTGATCATGAGCTGCAAAAAAGTGTGCCATTTTCAAACTGCTGCTAAGCCCTGAACTGTTAAACACTGGATACAGAGGACACCCACAGTGAACCCTCAGGCTAACACACAACCCTTATGGTGTCTTGTTTTTAGCATTTTTGGATGTTTAGTGTACAAGATTTTACTGTTTGTGTGAGTTTATGTCAGATAAGATGAGTCATTGGCCTCAGGGGTTGTCTTTCACAGCCCCATGACTTCTTGATGAAGGCTCATAGTGTCCTGTTCATGTTGCAGAATATGTTtaagtttatgcatttggcagacgcttttatccaaagcgacttacaggtaggcaggtagggtaagggggtcttgcctaagaactcctactggaggtagtacctttcattaTATTCTGAGGGGGTAGGACTGGACAGAtggacacatatatatatatatatatatatgtatatatatatatatatatatatatatatgtatatatatatatatatatatatatatatatatatatatatatatatatatatatatatatatttaaagagagagtatatatatatatgtattcatacatacatatacacagtTCAGTGATAAAGAACAACCAACGGAGTAACTCCTGACAACAGCGTTGCATGCCTGTGTCGTGGAAACTAGGATATCATCTGTCCAGCCCTACCCCCTCAGAACTGATTAGTGTAAATGATCCTCGTTTGCAGTGGTACGTAACACAACACAGATTATTATTCTGTGCTACAGGGGTTTCTGTACACTCTTCCTATGACATGAATCTTTAAACAGGAGACTGTAATCCATACAAAGAGCCTGGTTCTCAGGGTGACAGCGAGCTACCTGATGCGATTTGGAGGCCAACTAAACTCCAGTAATTCACAGACAAAGCTCAGATTTCTTACCTTTTGAGAAGGATTTTTTAAGATAAATTGCCTGACTGAAATAGAAATTTAAACACAAAATTATATTTCAAATTCATGCTCCATTGAgggatgttttaaggacatctATTGAGGAAAACAATGATAAGGAAAGCAGCCTCATGTTTGGTGAACATATACACAAATTTACAGGATTGACAAAACAGAATTTCAATTATTTTAGTTTCTACTGCACTAAAAATGATCTTAATAAAATGTGGAGCCATAAAAAAGTGTATCAACAAATTCACATGTAATAAAAAAGACAtttacaagcacaaacatcttattCATAACGCattgacattttgtaataccAATGTTTCAAcagtacaacaaaaaaaagcacctgGTCGTCATTAATCTGAAAATCATTGGCACGGTGTTGCAGTAACCTATAGCAACTGCTTCTGTGTCAACAGTAATCTTGGACAGCTCATGCAGTCCAGGACAGTGCAACACCATTGGCTGGTTGAATGAATGACTTGCAAACTTGTTTATCTATTATGCATGTCAGTTCACCTTTACTGTGTTCTTGGGCTCATTCTCAGGTAAACACTGCTGAGAGGTATCCACTCACAAGGAACTTAAACAAAGGACAAGCTCTCAGTGTGGTAAGTCATTTATTTGTgttaatttaattttgattattTTACACACCCTTAATATTagtatgctttattaacctggaAGTGTGAACTTTTCAATATCATCTTAAACTCAAGATCCACTTATCTAAATGTCCTCAATGGGTAAAAATATAATAGCATATATGGGTTTTTCTCATATGGGCTGCTGTAAATATTGCAACTGGagtaaaatgtttctttttatttcatttggaCTAAAGAaagcagtgagactctgaggtaAATCAAAAATGGAGCTGATTGGATCCACTCTGACAACCACTTATGCTCGGCCAAAAACCAGTCACTTCCTCCCTGCCATTTCCACTATGGCATCCAGCTATCGCAACACCCAGCCAGCCATGGCCATGAATCCCAGTGCCAATATGTGGAGAACCAACAGCTATTACAAGAGCAGCAGCACTGTTCCATCCCCCTCTTCGATACAACGAGACAATTTCGATCTGGTTCGAGCCAAGACCGCGTTCTACCCCTCCAACAGGAGTGCACTGACCACCCGGTATACCCCTGACGACTGGTACAAGTCCAATCACAATAACTACCGAGAGTCTGAGTCTTCCCGTAAAAGTGCAGAGCGACTGAGGAAAGACACCATCAGGTTGATGCAGGATAAGGAGCAGCTCACCAGACGCACTCAAGAGCATACTAGCAAAAACATTGCCGAGAGGGTCAACGACATCGTCTTCTGGAAGTCTGAGCTGAGCCATGAAATTGACAACATGGTAACGGAAATATCGGCTCTTAGTGAGGTTAGGAGGAGGCTGGAGAGGGCCTTGGCTGAGACTGAGGGGCCCCTTCAGGTGAGGAACAAATGTAATGAGTATATTCAAAGTGTTTGCTACCATGAATATTTGTTTTCTGGTATATTTTTGCTTTCTTGAGGTAtagagttagggttaaggaTTTTGCAGGAAATATTCACATTCATCATTCACATGTATGTCAAGTCTCAGAGTTCTATGGTTCCCCATTTTGTTGTTGCAACATTATCTTTTTAGAATGCATTAGAGCTTTTACTGGGTCAAACTCTTTATGAAGTCACCTTAGTACCCTGCTGGAGCACCTGTGGTCATTGGTGTCACCCAGGGTGCATCAACTTGATCTGGCTGAAGATCTGATGACATGAACACCTTGCTGGCCTAATATCATGTGGCAGGAAGCTTTCTTAGAGGCTTCTCCAGGCAACTGAAACTGGAGTATGCCCCGACACATTTCAACATAAACGCATACAGGGACATTAGTATACTTTACATAGTATACATAGTATACTTTTATACGATCTCCTCAAATGGTTCCTCGCCTGTGTAAGTGTCGCAAGAAATTTTGAATATTGAGCATGTTGGATATTGAGTGACTCCTAATTAAACACAATCATCTTAACTAGTCTGTCACTATTATTTCATCAATAGGTGTCTCAAGAGTGTTTGTACCACAGAGAGAAGCGGATGTCCATCGATTTGGTCCATGATGATGTAGAAAAAGACCTAATAAAGGTAAGTGTACTGCAGGAGTGAAAGTTTTACTTCTCATGCCAACCTGAGTGCAGAAATCCAAGTTATCACATGCTTTCTTCATGTGATAAAACAAGGAAGTAGAAGTTATAAAGTCATGTCAGGAGAGGATGAGGCGCCATCTGGACAAAGCCATCGCGCAGCTGGCGTAAGTCTTAAAAATGAAGTACGGATTTCTAAATACAATATTCTATCAAATGACTAAGTTGAAAAGTGTATTGATCTtttcttggggggggggggttcataGGTCAAACCGAGCAGCCCAGCATGAGTTGGAAAAAGACATCAGTGACAAAGTGACAGCGCAGAGGATAGATGACAGGTGTCACCATTTGAGGAACACATCAGATGGTATCGGCTACTACAGAGGGATTGACAGAATAGACCATTCGTGAGTATATGTTTAAGTAGTAACTGTTTAATCGAATGAAATCACATTGCTGCTAACAATTTTTTGCATTTGTTGAAATTAAGTTGGAACACTGTTTAGGGACTAGCGATGAAACTAGCTTAAACAGCATTACTGCCCCAACCTAATATAAAGCTAATCTGAAATATTCTATTCTAAAAACATTTGATATGCAATGTCAAGCAAGACAAATCTGATTAACTACCCTTGTGATATGATGAGATGGCAGAGTGAAACTAATCTGGAATCTACAGATGGTATAGCTAAGACAAACAAGAATAACAAACAAGATGAAGACACAAATATCATCTATCACTGAAAATATATGACCTTCCAGTGCAGTTGAGAATGATGGCTTACTTGATAATACATACATTAGAGCTGGatacaaaagacaaaacattaaatCAAGAGAAAATATATCTTGTGCGTCTTGTTTTTAACATGGAGAAAGTTATACAGTCAAAACACACTTTTGACACTTATTTTTGATTAATCTTAATGAAACTCATTTACATAAAATCTGATTTGTGGATAGTTTGGCACGCCTCACAGAAGGAGCAGACGGAGCATTTTGATAAGGGAGCATTTCAATCACAGGGGTAAAAATAAGAGCTATACCTAGAAGTTTAGACAGATGTCAAAGTGATAGAACAAATGGCTAGACGATGTCATTTGGTCAAAATAGCTGGAAATTATCTTAAAAAATCCTCTTCGTATACTGCATGATCCAAAACAGAGGGACTGTCTTAACATACTGTACCTTGAGGTAATTCTATTCCCTCTTGTTAGCGTCTCTCTACCGGACTCGTGGTCCAAGTTCACAGATGACAACATCCTGCAATCCCAGAGCGAAAGAGCTGCCTCCCACAAGCTAAGAGACGAGATAGAAATCTTGCTGAACACCACATCCAACGAGATGTGGAACCAGTTCAACAACGCCAACGTTGCCTTCACCAACCGCATATCAGAAACCGCTGATGCCAAGAACAGCCTACAGGCACACCTGGCTAAGGTTAACTTCTTCTTTATGAGTCTTATCGTGGTGGTGTAACAAAAACTGTTATACtatcctgacctgtgatgtcaTGACCTACAATCCTACAAACTTTATTCcttattttcagatttttcatCAGAGTTGTGTGCCATGGTCATTTATCAATGAAAGATggattatctttaaaaaaaattggtttCAAAGAGGTTTCACATGGATATCTGTTACAATAAAAGACCAAATTCATTCACCCAATTTTAGCCTCTGGTTAACTAAATTTGCCACGTATTGGGAGGAGGTCATGGGTTTGTGCTGTTCTATTTACTTTCATCAAAACAGTATCTATGCTGTACTGAGCATCATCTGCGAAAATAGTGAGCAGAAGGTGGGATGTAGAATCTTTACCATCTGCTATATGGCCTGTACGTAGTCTTGGTTTAAATACATGCTGAAAAACAGTTATGCCAAAAGAAAGTAATGATAATAGACTGCCCATTGCTTGCACTATTTTCTACACTAGATCCTGTTGTTCTCTCGTAATCAACGAGATTTACAGTCCGAGTCATCCATTTGGTGCCTTGAACACTGGCAGCAGCATTGATATGAGACACACCGTCTTTAATAAACTTATGTCCCTGTCAGCAGTAAGAAGTAGTGTTTAACTGGAATTAAATTACATCAAAAGGGTTTGGGCAGAGGAGGCCACTGAGCAGCACAGTGTTCAGCTGATCTGAAATCTGCTGTGTACTATTTTTTACTTCTAAAAAGATTTTCACCCTTCTCTGCATCCTTTAAGCTTTTCCTGCTTTCGGGATCTACAGTACATAGTTAACAAGTTATCTGCAAGATTGAGACAAACAGCTGTTGGACTTAGAAACTGCTTAAGTACAGCCAtttcttttgcctttttttcaaCTAGACTCTGCAGGAGATGTTCCAAACTGAGATGCTGATTGAGTCACTGAAAAAAGCCATCAGAGACAAGGAGTGCCCACTGAAAGTGGCCCAGACTCGACTGGAGGAGAGGACTCGCAGGCCTAACGTAGAACTCTGTAGGGACAACCCATACCACAGGTAGTTGGTCGGCCCAGTCTCCGCTCTGATAACTTTAACAGCTCAAATAGAGGGCAAAtggacttgtttttttctggttctTGAAGATGTTTCGCTTCTTATCTGAGAGGTTTTCTAAATTGTAGAGAGTTACTGAAGTTTGTGACTGACCCACCTGTCAATGAAGTTAGTTATGAGAGGATGTCAAAGAGACTTGCAGAGACAACACAGACGCATTCCCAACAGCATACAGCTCAGTTTCATTCTGGGGGGTTTTAACCACCTAACTAGTTCCACTGCCGTTTCGGAGCCAGTGcttaacttcaaaacagttCTTTCGGTTTTGACTACCAATATTCAGCGACAGAAATGTACAGTAGATGAAAAGTAAATGAAAATACAAAGCGGCATAGCAGTCCCTAACCCTGAGCAGCATGAGGTAAGCAAAATAAATTCTGATTGACGGATAACACTCCCAGATGGGGCATGAACCCAGGTCAACTTAGTGAAAGTCCTGTATGCAGACTGTGCAACTACCACCGCCCATACACATGTTGATGTGAGACTGTGATGCTATAATAAAACAGGTGTCCATAAATATATTGTTCTTTTTGACACATTTTCCCTAAAAGCTATGAGAGAATAACTGTTGAAGCTAACACTTATATATGAGAAGAAAAATCAGTTTGAATGCAGGAGGTTGGACTTTGACAAAAGTGGTTAAGAATATATTCTTTGATGAAAAAACTATTTCTAGGTACAATTCTATGCACTCGTTTGTGGACAAGACTAACATTTCCAAACTGAATAACTATGTTAATTCAATTCCATGTCAAGCAAAAAACAGTTTCACCTGCTCAGAAACCTACGTTACACTTATCCA of the Odontesthes bonariensis isolate fOdoBon6 chromosome 23, fOdoBon6.hap1, whole genome shotgun sequence genome contains:
- the tekt3 gene encoding tektin-3 codes for the protein MELIGSTLTTTYARPKTSHFLPAISTMASSYRNTQPAMAMNPSANMWRTNSYYKSSSTVPSPSSIQRDNFDLVRAKTAFYPSNRSALTTRYTPDDWYKSNHNNYRESESSRKSAERLRKDTIRLMQDKEQLTRRTQEHTSKNIAERVNDIVFWKSELSHEIDNMVTEISALSEVRRRLERALAETEGPLQVSQECLYHREKRMSIDLVHDDVEKDLIKEVEVIKSCQERMRRHLDKAIAQLASNRAAQHELEKDISDKVTAQRIDDRCHHLRNTSDGIGYYRGIDRIDHSVSLPDSWSKFTDDNILQSQSERAASHKLRDEIEILLNTTSNEMWNQFNNANVAFTNRISETADAKNSLQAHLAKTLQEMFQTEMLIESLKKAIRDKECPLKVAQTRLEERTRRPNVELCRDNPYHRLVGEVREIEDTIHKLQERLMEAENTLQTLVKTKVTLDHDLSIKANSLFLDQERCMTMRKSFPSMPRLVGYT